The genomic DNA CGTGAATGCGATGTTCGCCGACCCGCAGGTGAAAGCGGTGTTCGCGGTGCGCGGCGGATGGGGCTGCGCGCGCATCCTGCCGCTGCTGGACTTCGCGACCATCCGCCGCAATCCCAAGCTGCTGGTCGGTTTTTCGGACATCACCGCGCTGCATCTGGCTTTCGCGGCAAAGGCGGGCTTCACCACCATCCATGGTCCCAATGCGGCGAGCAGTTGGGGGCGTTTTAGCTGGGACGCATTTCGCGCGCTGGCGTTCGACGGCGCGACCCCGACCCTGTCGACGCCGGCGGGGCAGGAGGACCGGCTGTCGCAGCGCGCCGGGCGCATCCGCACCTTCCGCCCCGGCGTGGCGCGCGGGCGGCTGCTGGGCGGCAATCTCAGCGTGCTGGCGGCGCTGATGGGGACGCCCTGGCTGCCCGACTTCAGCGGCGCGATCCTGTTTATCGAGGATATCAGCGAACAGCCCTATCGCATCGACCGGATGCTGACCCAGTTGGCGCTGGGCGGGGTGCTGGGGAAACTCGCCGGGGTGGTGTTCGGCCAATGCACCGATTGCGGTCCGGCCGGCGCCAGCTATGGCGGCTTCACCTTGTCGCAAGTGCTGCAACAGCATCTGGAGCCGCTGGGTATTCCTGCCTTTCAGGGCGGGCAGTTCGGCCATGTCGCCAATCAATATAGTCTGCCGCTGGGCGTGGCGGCGGAAATCGACGCCGGTGCGGGCACGATCCGCTTGCTGGAGCCGGCGGTCGCATGACGGCCTGTTCCCTGTCGCCATCCTCTTGTCGGGCTTCTCCTATGATCCGTTTCGCTGCATTCCTTGCCCTGGGCCTGCTCGCCGCCTGCTCCAGCCCCAAAACTGCCGCCGATAACAGCGCGCAGGCGACGGTTCCCGCGGCGCTGCCGGTCATGATCCGCGCCGCCAATGGCACGCATCGCTTCGATGTCGAGGTCGCACGGACGCCGGCGGAACAGGAAAAGGGACTGATGTTCCGCAAGGAACTGGCGGCGGACGGCGGGATGCTCTTTCCCATGGACCCGCCGCGCACCGCCAGCTTCTGGATGAAGGACACGCTGATCCCGCTCGACATGCTGTTCATCCATACCGACGGGACCATCGCCTTCCTCAAGGCCAATGCGGAGCCTTATTCGCGCATCCCGGTGTCGGCCGGGGTGCCGGTGGTCGCGGTGCTGGAACTGCGCGGCGGGCGGGCGGCGGAACTGGGGATCAGGGAAGGGGATGTCGTGAACTGGGGGGCATGCGCCGCACCGGCGGAAAAGGTCGCGACCGATCTGAATTTCTGCCCGCGTCCAGCCCAATAGCGCTACATCCTCCTTGCCCGCGCCCGTCGCAGCGGCTAAGCGCTGGCGCATGGGAATCCTGGCTAACGTCTTTACCTGGTGGAATGGCGCCACCTTCGGCACCTGGCTCTTCACGGCCCGCAAGGGCAAGAAAGTGGGCGAGGATCATCAGGGCAATGTCTATTATGAAGGCGGCACCGACCCCCATGGCATGACCCGTCGCTGGGTGATGTATAACGGGGCCAATGATTCGAGCCGCGTGCCGGCCGAATGGCATGGCTGGCTGCATCATTCGATCGAGGGTGCGCCCGAAAGCTGCCTGCCGCCGCCGCGCATCTGGGAAAAGGAATCAACCCCCAACGCGACCGGCACCGTCAACGCCTATCGCCCGTCCGGCGCGCTCGAAAAGGGTGGCCAGCGCCAGAAGGCGACCGGCGATTATGAAGCCTGGAGCCCCGACGCGGCATGAGCCGGCGTCCGGCGGGGGCTTTCCCGCCGATCCTGCATGGCCTGCCCTTGCTCGCCTGCGCGCTGGCGCTGGCGGGCTGCGGCAAGAACGACCTGCCCGCCGCTAACCAGACCGGCCCGGTGAAGGTCGAGGGCAGCCCGATCCAGACCGTTGGCGCTGGCGCGCTGCCCGGCACGCCGATGGCGCAGCGCAGCGCGGTGATCGGCCTGCTCAACAAGCGCAACGGCCTGACCCGCGACCTGACGATGAAGCCGGGTGAGGCGCTGCGCGTCGGCGATGCGATTGTCCGCCTGCAAGCGTGTGAGACCACCGCACCCTGGGAAAATGTGCAGGACACCGGCGCGTTCGTGCAACTCGACGTGCGTTCCAGCGCCGACGGCAAATGGCGTCGCGCCTTTTCCGGCTGGATTTTCCGCGAACGGCCCGACCGCAATGTCGTGCAGCACCCGGTCTATGATGTCTGGGTCAGAAGCTGTGCGATGGAATGGCCCGAAACCGGCCCCGACACGGTGAAGCTGGGTGGCAAGGGCGAAGCCGTCGCCGCCGGCTCCAGCGCCAGCGGATCGAACGCCAGCGCCGCCGCCGCGCCGGAACCGGACAGCACCGCGCCCGCGCCCAGCGCCACGCCCGCCACCGCCACGCCCAACAACTGAAGATAGTCGCGCTGGCTGATTTCGACTGCGCCCATGCTGCGCAGATGATCGGTCATGAACTGGCAGTCGAGCAGGGTGAAGCCGCCAAAGCGCATCCGCGCCACCAGCCAGGCCAGCGCCACCTTCGACGCGTCGGTGCGGCGCGATACCATCGATTCGCCGAAAAAGGCGGTGCCCAGCGCTACGCCATAAAGACCGCCGACCAGTTCCTCGCCCTCCCACACCTCGACCGAATGGGCAAAGCCCTGCCGGTGCAGATAGGTATAGGCGCGCTCGATCTCATGATTGATCCAGGTCGACGGGCGATCCGCCGCCGATTCCGCGCACAGCGCCAGGATGCGGCCGAAGGCGCGGTTGGCGGTGACGCGAAAGCGATCCTGCCGGATGACCTTGGACAGCGAGTGGGACAGATGGAACGCATCGAGCGGCAGGATCGCCCGCCTCTTGGGCTCGACCCAATAGACCTCTTCCGCGTCGCGATCGTCGGCCATGGGGAACACCCCGATGGAATAGGCCTGCAACAGGACGAGCGGATCGATCATCATTCGCGGACAGGATAGGCAGAGACGGTGCGAGTGGGAAGCCCGTTTCGTTTCGCAGGCCAGAGGAATAGGATGCAGCCATGCGCTTCCCGCTCCCCCTGCTGCTGCTGATCGGTCTGGCGACGCCGGCAATGGCCGCGCCGCCCGCCGCCGCGCCGGAACAGGCACGTCATTATTATTTGCAGGGGGTGATGGAGACGGGGTCGGAACTGCTGCTGCGCCCCGACGGGCGCTTCCAATGGTATCTGGTCGTCGGCGCGCTCGACCTGTTCGCGGAGGGGCGATGGCGCGAGGAGGGGGACGCCATTCTGCTGACCGCGCAAAAGACCGCCGCCGTCCCCGAACCGGCTTTCGACACGCTGCGCCTGACCAGAAGGGAAGCCGATCTGGTGCCGCCCGACGGCCATGGCGCCTATGTGCTGGCGGGCGATTGACTTGGGCCGATGCGGGTCTAGGGTTTGTGCCGTTCAGTCAGGATGTGTTCCCGCCTGCGCGGGAACGCGCTGTGCTTCAATCATAGGACAGGGTGTATCTCTCACCGATGAAGGCCGTTTCTCTGGCGCTGCTGCCGCTCCTGCTTCTCACGCCCGCCGTTCAGGCCGCGCCGGATTCCTATGCCGCCCGGATCGACCGGATTCTCAAGGCGACGCCGCTGATCGACGGCCATAATGACTGGCCCGAAGCGCTGACGGAGAAGGCGAAGGACGCGCGCTGGACGATGGATTTGCGCCGGCTCGACCCCGCCCACTATCATACCGACATCGACCGGCTGCGCGCCGGCGGGGTCGGCGGGCAGTTCTGGTCGGTCTGGGTGTCGGCCGACCTGCCGCCCTTGCAGCAGGTGCAGGACACGCTGGAGCAGATCGACCTCGCCCATAGTTTCGCGCGCCGCTACCCCCAGGATTTCGCTTTCGTCACCACCGCCGCGCAGGTCCGCGCCGCGCACAGGGCGGGCAAGATCGCGTCGATGATCGGGGTCGAGGGCGGGGGCCAGATCGATGGCAGTCTGGCGGTGCTGCGCGCCTATCATGACCTTGGCGCATCCTACCTCACCCTGACCCACAGCCGCACGATCGACTGGGCCGACAGCGCGACCGACGATCCGCAGCATGACGGCCTGACCCCGTTTGGCGAAAGCGTGGTGGCGGAACTGAACCGGCTGGGGATGCTGGTGGACCTCAGCCATGTCAGCGAGGCGACGATGCTGGACGCGCTGCGGGTCAGCAGGGCGCCGGTGATCTTCTCCCACTCCAGCGCGCGGGCGATCTGCAACACGGCGCGCAACGTGTCCGACGCGGTGCTGAAACAGGTCGCGGCCAATGGCGGGGTGGTGATGGTCAATTATGCGCCGCAATATGTGTCGGAGGCGCGCCGCGTCTGGGGCGCCAATCGCAGCGCGGAAATCGCCCGCTACAACGCGCCGCCCTTTGGCGGCCTCTATATCGGCGATCCGCAGGCGGCGAAGGCGGCGCTGGCGGCGTGGGAAAAGGCCAACCCGGAACCGGTGGTGACGCTGGCGCAGGTTGCCGACCATATCGACCATATCGCCAAAGTGGCGGGCGTGGATCATGTCGGGTTGGGCAGCGATTTTGACGGCGTGCCCTCGCTGCCGCAGGGGCTGGGCGGGGTGGACAGCTATCCCGCTCTGCTGGCGGAACTGATGCGGCGCGGCTGGAGCGACGCGGACATCGCCAGATTGGCGGGCGACAATGTGCTGCGGGTGATGGCGGCGGCGGAAAAGGTCGCGGCGGACATGCGCAGGGCCGGGTCGTGACCTGTCCTACAGCCGCTGCTTCTGCTTATATGACATGGGTGCGCGGCTGTAGGATATAAAATGTCCAACTCCTGTTCGATCATTTCAAAATCTGCGGGAAATATGCGAAGTTAAGCGCTGATTTTCCTATTCGGCCTCGCTGATCTCCTCGCCCGGCGCGGCGTCCACCCAGCGGCGCGCGACCGCATAGCCATGGCCCGCGCGCAGGAAGGCGGCGATCGCCTTGTCGCGCTGTTTGGGGTCGGGCGGGGCGGCGGCATAGGGGCCGATCCGCTTGCGCCGGGCGAAGCGCTCCGCCGCGATCCAGGCTTCGGACGCGATCTGCGCGTCGGCCTGTTGCCGGTCCTCCTCCGCTATGCCCGCCGCGCGCAGCGTTTCATCGATCCGCCGCGCGCCATAGCCGCGCCGGGCCAGCGCCGCGCTCTTCATCACCGCATAGCCAGCATCGTCGATATAACCCAGATCCACGAAGCGATCGGCCAGCCCGTCCGGGTCGGCCGGCTGCTCGCCGCCCCAGCCGCGTTCCCGGATCTTGCGCTTCAGATAGGCCAGCAGCTTGCCCCGGCTGGTGGCGAAGCGCGCGACATGGCGCAGCGCCATATCGCGCAACGCGGCCTCATCAAGCGGCGGAGGGAGGCGTTTGCCGGTCATCTCACATCTTCTAGGGCCAAACGCCATCTTTATGCCACAGTCGGGCCGGAATTTTACCGCGCCTTGTCGTCTACAAGCGACACTGGAAACGAATAGGCGGTGCAAGTGGCGACCAAAGCTGCTAGCGGCCGCGCTTTCACGATTTGCAAAGACATTGGGTCAACCAATATGACGGGTTCGCAAGAGATGATGGCACCGACGCCGACAACCGATGATCTGCCGCGCCGCTTCTCCGATTTCGGGACGCTGGGCGAAGCGCTGGACTATGCGGCGCAGGGCAAGCGCGGCCTCAATTTCCACGATGCGCGTGGCAATCTGGCGCGGCCCTATCCGTTCAGCGAGCTGCGCGCCGACGCGATCGCCTGCGCCCACCGTCTGATCGCCCATGGCGTGAAGCCGCAGGACCGGGTCGCGCTGGTCGCGGAAACCGGCATGGACTTCGCGCAGCTTTTCTTCGGCATCGTCTATGCCGGCGCCTGGCCGGTGCCGCTGCCGCTGCCCACCAGCTTTGGTGGCAAGGAAAGCTATATCGACCAGCTCAACGTCCAGTTGTCCAGTTGCGATCCGATGCTGTTCCTCTTCCCCAGGGAATTGGAGGATATGGCGGGTGAATCCGGGCGCCAGAAAAATGTCGAGAGCATCGCGTTCGAGGATTTTATCGCCCGCGAAGCCGTGCCCGCCACCTTGCCGCAGGCGCGGACGGACGAGATCGCCTATTTGCAATATAGCAGCGGGTCGACCCGTTTCCCCCATGGCGTCGCGGTGACGCACCATGCGCTGCTCAGCAACCTGTCGGCGCACAGCCATGGCATGGAAGTGCAGGACAGCGACCGCTGCATTAGCTGGTTGCCCTGGTATCATGACATGGGGCTGGTCGGCTGCTTCCTGTCGGTCGTCGCCAATCAGGTGTCGACCGACTATATGAAAACCGAGGATTTCGCCCGCCGCCCGCTGGCCTGGCTCGACCTCATCAGCCGCAACGACGGCACCTCGATCAGCTATTCGCCGACCTTCGGCTATGATATCTGCGCCCGCCGCATGTCGAGCCAGACCAAGGCGCAGGACCGTTTCGACCTGTCCCGCTGGAGATTGGCCGGCAATGGCGCCGACATGATCCGCCCCGACGTGATGCAGAGCTTTGTCGACGCCTTCGCCGACGCGGGCTTCAGCCCCAAGGCGTTCCTGCCGAGCTACGGCCTGGCCGAAGCGACTTTGGCCGTCACCATCATGCCGCCGGGCGAAGGCATCATCGTCGAGCTGGTCGAGGAAACCGACCTGTCCGGGGCCGATGCGCCCGAAGGCCGGCCGCAGCGTTTCCGTTCGATCGTCAATTGCGGCAAGCCCGCCAAGGACATGGTCGTGGAAATCCGCGACGAGGATGGCGGTCTGATGAACGAGCGCCAGATCGGCAAGGTGTGGACCACCGGACCGAGCCTGATGGTCGGCTATTTCCGCGATTCGGAGGCGACCGACGCCTGCATGGCCACCGACTCATTGAATCGCGTCTGGCTGGACACGGGCGACATGGGCTATCTGTCCGACGGCTATCTCTACATTGTCGGCCGCGCCAAGGACATGATCATCATCAACGGCAAGAATCACTGGCCGCAGGATATCGAATGGGCCGTGGAGCAATTGCCGGGCTTCAAGCAGGGCGACATCGCCGCCTTCGCCATCACTACGCCGGGTGGTGAGGAAGCACCCGCCGTGCTGGTCCATTGCCGCACGTCGGACAATGAGGAGCGCTCGCGCCTGCGCGACCAGATTCGCGAGCGGGTTCGCGCCATCACCGGCATGAACTGCGTCGTGGAACTGGTGCCGCCGCGCACCCTGCCGCGCACCAGTTCGGGCAAATTGAGCCGGTCGAAGGCGCGCAATCTCTATCTGACCGGCGAAATTCGCCCTTACGACATCGCCGCCTGATCTGCGCGCACGGGTTACGGAAAACTAACCCATCCTTGCTAACGCGGGAGCGTGAGCAAGGATAAAAAACGCGTGTCGCAACCGAATGCCGAGGAAAGCGCCCTGCTGGGCGCGATGCTGGGTTTTGGCGCGGAGCCGGGTGACGGGGTGCGCCGCATATTGGTGGCGCAACTTCGCTTCGCCGACGCCGCGACGCCCTTGCGGCTGGGCCTCAACATATTGGGCCTGATCTTCATCTGGCGGGTGTTCGATGACAGCACGCCGATGCCCTGGCTGCTGGGCTGGTCGGGTGCGATGCTGGTCGCGGCGATGGTCGCCATCGGCCTCGCCACGCGACGGCGGCGTGGCGATTATGCCGATGTCGGGCCTGCCGACCAGCAGCTGATGGGCTGGGTCGGCCTGTTCCAGGGGCTGTTGTGGCTGGCGGCCATCTTCCTGTTTCCCCGCGCGGGCCATCCGGGTGAACTCATGGCCTTCTGGACGCTGCTGAGTTGCGTCATGATCTGTGGCGCGATCAGCTTTTGCACCGCGCCGCTGGCGGCCGCTGCCTTCCTGCTGCCAATCGGGGCCGGCACTGTCCTGTTGTTCGGCGCGCCGGAGCAGGGACCGTTGCGGGGGTTGGCGATCGGCTATGCCGGCGGGCTTCTGATCGCCGCATTCTGCTGCACGCGCCTGTTCGTGCGCCAGCATCGTACCAGCGTCCAACTGGTCGAAAAGAGCGAGGTGGTCAGCCTGCTGCTGCGCGAATATGAAGTCGGCGGATCGGACTGGCTGTGGCAGACCGACGCGATGCGCCGGATCAGCGGCGCATCCGCGCGTTTCGCCGAAACCATCGGCCTGACCCCCGAACAGTTGGAGGGCGCGCCGCTGGTGCAGATATTGGCTGGCAGCGGCTGGGACAGCGGGCGCTTCGCCGCCGGGCTGCACAGTCTGGCCGATCATCTGAAGCATCGGGAGAATTTCAGCAATCTGGTGCTGCCGGTCGAGGTGCAGGGGCAATGGCGCTGGTGGGAATTGTCGGCGTCGCCGCGCTATGATGAAAATGGCGCGTTTCAGGGATTTCGCGGCGTAGGATCGGACGTTACCGCCCAGCGCGAATCGGCCGACAAGATCGCGCAGCTTGCGCGCTTCGACCCGCTGACCGGCCTGCCCAACCGCAGCCATTTGCGCGAAGCGCTGGACCAGGCGCTGGACGGGGCGAGGGGGCGCACGCCTGGCTGCGCCTTCCTGATGGTCGATCTGGATCGGTTCAAGGCGATCAACGATACGCTGGGCCACCAGATCGGGGACAAGCTGCTCAGCCAGGTCGCGCGGCGCCTGTTGCAGGTCTGCGTTCAGGGGGATTTTTGCGGTCGCATCGGCGGCGACGAATTTGCGGTGGTGATGCCCCATGTCGTGGACAGCGCGGCCGTTCCCCGTCTGGCGTCCGCGATCATCGGCGCCCTGTCCGCGCCCTATCAGGTCGACCAGCATGTGCTGCATGTCGGCGCATCGGTCGGTTCGGCCCTGTCACCGGGCGACGGCCGCGAAGCCGAAGCGCTGACCCGCAGCGCGGACCTGGCGCTCTATCGCGCCAAGGCTGATGGTGGCGGGGTGCATTGTGCCTATGAACCGCAGCTTCATGCCGAGGCGGAGGAGCGGCGGCAGTTGGAACTGGCGTTGCGCGAGGCGCTGGAGAAGGACCAGCTTCATGTCCTGTATCAGCCAGTGGTCGATGCCGGGCAGGAGTGCATTGTGGGGTTCGAGGCGCTGGTGCGCTGGACCCACCCGGAACTGGGGCCGATTTCCCCGGTCAAGTTCGTGCCGGTGGCGGAAGAGGCGCGGCTGATCGCGCCGATCGGTGAATGGGTGCTGCGCACCGCCTGTCTGGAAGCGGCGGGCTGGCCCGACGATGTGCGGATCGCGGTCAATGTATCGGCGGAGCAGCTTGCGCATCCCAGTTTCGTGGCGGCGGTCGTGTCCGCGCTGGCCCAGAGCGGGCTGGATGCGCGACGGCTCGAACTGGAAGTCACCGAAAGCGTTTTCATGACTGACGATGCTGGCGCGCTCAAGGTGCTGGATCAGTTGATCGCGCTGGGCGTTCATTTGTCGCTCGACGATTTCGGCACCGGCTATTCGTCGCTCGGTTATCTGAGTCGCACCCGGTTCAACACGATCAAGATCGACCGCAGCTTCGTGGTTGGCGCGTCGAAAGGCACGGCGGAAAGCCTGGCGATCATCCGCGCGGTGGTGACGCTGGCGGAAAGTCTGGGGATGGCCACCACGGCCGAGGGCGTGGAGACGCAGGCGGAACTGGACATGGTGCGACGCCTGGGCTGCAAGAAGGTGCAGGGCTATTATTTCGGTCGGCCGATGCTGCCGCAGGACGCCGCGCGATTGTTTCCGCCGCCCTTGCAGCAGGCGATCGCCTGAGCCGCCTTATTGCGCGTGGAGTTGACGCTCCACCAATGTCCAGAGCGATGCAAAGGCCTGCGCCGGGGGGGAGGTGGGCGCGAAAGCGCCGAGCGGCTTGCGGCGCACCGTCATCTGTTCGATCGTGCTGGCCATCGGTATGGCGTGCCAGCCCGACTGGCTTTCCAGCGCGGCGCGGTGCAGGCTGCGGCGGCGATCGACCATCGAATAGACCGGCATGATCGGCGCATGGCTGCCGCCGCGCTGCACCAGATAGCGGGCGACTTCGCCCATGGCGCGCTGCGACAGGGGCGACGGGATGACCGGGATGACGATCAGGTTGGCGGCGCGCAGCACCTGCTCGCTGGTTTCGGTCAGGCCCGGCGGGCAATCGAGGATGATGCGGTCATAATCCTTGCCCAGACTTTCGATCAACTTGGCCAGCCGCTTCTTCTTGTCCATTTCGCGGAACAGATGGTCGAGGCCGCGCAGTGAGGTGTCGGCGGCGATCAGGTCCAGCCCCGGCACGGTCGAGGGCTGGATCAGCTTCCTGACATCGACATCCTTGCTGAAGATAGCCTGGGCGGCGTCGCGGCTGGTCTGGTCGGTGGACAACAGCCAACTGGATGCCGCCTGCGGGTCCAGATCCCAGAGCAGGGTGCGCCGTTTGGAGATGCTGGCGGAGGCCCAGGCCATGTTGATCGCGAAGGTGGTTTTGCCCACGCCGCCCTTGAGGCTGTAGACGGCGATGGTCGCCAATGCCGGTTCCTTTGCCATGGGGCAGGAGGCTAGTTTGTCTCACCGCCAAAGCAAGCGCTCAAATCACGGCATTGTTACGCCGTCATGACAGATGAGCGCCGCTGGGTCGATTGACAGCCTGTCTCGGTCGCCGCATAGCGAAAATAAGCGAATCATTCGCAATAGCAAAAATCATGTCAGCCGGGGGCGTACACATGCCGAAGTCGCGCATTTCCACTCTGTCGTTCGGGGGTGCTTCGTCAATCGCCCTGTTGTTCGCGCTATCGTTTGGGATGTCCGGCGCGGCGATGGCGCAGGCCGCCGCGCCGGTCGAGGGTGACGGGGATCAGATCATCGTCACCGGCTCCTACACCACCAATGAGAAACTGGGTTCGGCGACGGGGCTTGGCCTGACCATCCTGGAAACGCCGCAATCGGTGACGGTGATGACCGAGCAGCGGATGCTGGATCAGGCGATCCGCACGCTGAGCGATGTCATGAACAATGCCGCCGGCGTGTCTGCCAAGGCGCTCGACAGTTCGCGCAACGGCTTTTCTGCGCGCGGTTTCGACATCGACACCTATCAGGTCGATGGCGTGCCGGTGCAGTGGGACCAGGGGTTCAGCGCGGGCGAATCCAATCTCGACGTTGCCATTTACGACCAGGTGGAAATCGTGCGCGGCGCGACCGGTCTGCTGACCGGCGTGGGTAATCCGTCCGCTTCGGTCAACCTGACCCGCAAACATGCCGACAGCGATCATCTGACCGCGTCGATCACCGCGTCGGCCAGCCGCTGGAACAATTATATGGTGATGGGCGACATCAGTTCTCCCCTGACCGCGAACGGCGCGGTGCGCGGCCGGCTGGTCGCCAAATATGAGGATGGCGACAGCTTCATCGACCGGCTGAGCAACAGGAAGCTGGTCCTCTATGGCGCCATCGACGCCGACCTCACCGACACAACCAAATTAAGCCTGGGTGCCAGCTATCAGGATCATGATCCGAGCGGCACCCAATGGGGCGGCCTGCCAAGCTGGTATGCCGATGGCAGCCGCACCGATTTCAAACGATCCAAGTCGATCGGCGCCGACTGGACGAGCTGGCCGGCGAAGAACAGCACCCTCTTCGCCAATCTGACGCAGGAGATTGGCGATCGGTGGCAGTTGCGCGTCTATGGCAATTATACCAGCAACAAGAGCGATATGCGTCTGCTCTATCTTTACGGCCAGCCGGACAAGGTAACGGGCGAGGGCATGGGCGCCTTTGCCGCCCGCTATGATGCGCGGCGTGAGCAGATCGACCTGGGTGTGCGGCTGAACGGCAGCTACAGCCTGCTGGGCCGCGACCATGAACTGATGCTGGGCGCAACCTATGCCAGGCAGGATCTGGACTTTTTCAGCTATGACGCCAGCAATGTGGCCTCGGTCGGGAATTTCCTGACCTGGGACGGCAGCTATGCCGAACCGACCTGGGGGGCGCGCAGCCAGGTGGTCGATCTGGCAACCAAGCAGTGGGGCTATTTCGCCTCGACCCGGCTGCATCTGGCGGATTCGCTCAAGCTGATCCTGGGCGGGCGGCTCAACAGTTGGGATCGCACCGGCCTCTATTATGGCACGGAAACCGATTTCGGCATTCGCAACAAATTCACGCCCTATGCCGGCCTGCTGTATGACGTGGCGCCGGGTCATACCGTCTATGTCAGCTATACCGACATCTTCCAGCCGCAGGAAAAGCGCGACGCCGACGGCAAATTCCTCGATCCGGTGTCGGGCAGCACCTATGAAGCGGGGCTGAAAAGCAGCTTCCTTGGCGGACGCCTGATCACCGCCCTGTCGGTCTTTCATATCCAGCAGGATAATTATGGGGTCGAGGACGGCAATATCATCGTCCCCGGCACGATCAACGAACAGGCCTATCGCGCGGTCAGTGGCGCCAAAAGCACCGGCTTTGAGATCGAGGCCAATGGCGAAATCCTGCCGGGCTGGTCGGTCAGCGGCAACTATACCCAGTTCCGCGCCAAAGACCCGGACGGCAATCGCCTGAATTCGCTCTACGCGCAGAAGCTGCTGCGCCTGTTCACCAGCTACAAGAGCGGCAGCATGACCGTGGGTGGTGGCGTCAACTGGGAAGGGCTGAGCTATACCGACACGACCAATCCGGTGACGGGCGCGGCCGAGCGGCTGAAGGTCAAGCCTTATGCGCTGGTCAACCTGATGGGCCGCTATGAAGTGATGAAGGGGCTGTCGGCGCAGGTGAATGTCGAAAATCTGTTCGACAAAAAATATTATTCGCAGATCGGCTTCTACGACCAGCACGCCTTTGGCGAACCGCGCAATGTGACGCTGACCGTCCGCTATCAATATTGACCGGAAGGAAGGGAGCGGGCCGCCGGCTCGCTCCCCGTTTCGTCACAGAATGTCCAGAACCCTGTCCTGCGGGCGGCAAAAGCGCACACCCTTTTCCGTCTCGACGAAGGGCCGGTTTACATAGGCCGAATTCGCGGCCATGGCGTCGAGTATGGCGTCGCCGTCCATGTCCGGCAGGCCGCGTTCCTCGGCATCGGTGCCCATCAGCCGCAATGCCTCCCGCGGGGTGAGGCCGGCGTCGGCGATCAACTGCGCCACTTTGGCCCGCGTAAAGGGCGTCTTGAGATAGTCGATCACCTCGACATCGATACCGGGCGTCTCCTCAAGGATCGCCAGCGTCTTGCGCGATGTGCCGCATTTGGGATTATGCCAGATGGTGGCTTTCATGGGATCGGACTTTCCTGAGTCTGGAGGGGAGACGACGGGCCAAGCAGCCAGCCGGCAAGATGGTGGCCCAGCAGCGCACCGGCAAGCTGAGCGGCAAGGAAGGGCGGGACATCGACCGGGCGGATGCCGGCGAAACTGTCGGTCAGCGCCCGCGCAATCGTCACCGCCGGATTGGCGAAGCTGGTGGAAGATGTGAACCAGTAGGCGGCGACGATCCAGCCGGCGACGAGCGCCGGGACGGCCGTGGCGCGCAGCGCGCCGCCCAGCCGAATGGTCAGCAGCAGACCGCAGGTCGCCAACCCCTCCGCCAGCCAGATCGCCCCGCCGGTGCGCGCCGTCGCGCCGGGCTGGAGCAGCGGCAGGCCGAACATCGCCTGGGCGACCATCGTGCCGATGAC from Sphingobium sp. CAP-1 includes the following:
- a CDS encoding aquaporin; this encodes MKRICAAEAIGTGLIVATVVGSGIMAARLSNGNMGIALLANSIATGAMLYLLITLFAPISGAHFNPAVTLLAAPRREWPGRIAAQIGGGVIGTMVAQAMFGLPLLQPGATARTGGAIWLAEGLATCGLLLTIRLGGALRATAVPALVAGWIVAAYWFTSSTSFANPAVTIARALTDSFAGIRPVDVPPFLAAQLAGALLGHHLAGWLLGPSSPLQTQESPIP
- a CDS encoding putative bifunctional diguanylate cyclase/phosphodiesterase, whose product is MLGFGAEPGDGVRRILVAQLRFADAATPLRLGLNILGLIFIWRVFDDSTPMPWLLGWSGAMLVAAMVAIGLATRRRRGDYADVGPADQQLMGWVGLFQGLLWLAAIFLFPRAGHPGELMAFWTLLSCVMICGAISFCTAPLAAAAFLLPIGAGTVLLFGAPEQGPLRGLAIGYAGGLLIAAFCCTRLFVRQHRTSVQLVEKSEVVSLLLREYEVGGSDWLWQTDAMRRISGASARFAETIGLTPEQLEGAPLVQILAGSGWDSGRFAAGLHSLADHLKHRENFSNLVLPVEVQGQWRWWELSASPRYDENGAFQGFRGVGSDVTAQRESADKIAQLARFDPLTGLPNRSHLREALDQALDGARGRTPGCAFLMVDLDRFKAINDTLGHQIGDKLLSQVARRLLQVCVQGDFCGRIGGDEFAVVMPHVVDSAAVPRLASAIIGALSAPYQVDQHVLHVGASVGSALSPGDGREAEALTRSADLALYRAKADGGGVHCAYEPQLHAEAEERRQLELALREALEKDQLHVLYQPVVDAGQECIVGFEALVRWTHPELGPISPVKFVPVAEEARLIAPIGEWVLRTACLEAAGWPDDVRIAVNVSAEQLAHPSFVAAVVSALAQSGLDARRLELEVTESVFMTDDAGALKVLDQLIALGVHLSLDDFGTGYSSLGYLSRTRFNTIKIDRSFVVGASKGTAESLAIIRAVVTLAESLGMATTAEGVETQAELDMVRRLGCKKVQGYYFGRPMLPQDAARLFPPPLQQAIA
- a CDS encoding TonB-dependent siderophore receptor, which translates into the protein MPKSRISTLSFGGASSIALLFALSFGMSGAAMAQAAAPVEGDGDQIIVTGSYTTNEKLGSATGLGLTILETPQSVTVMTEQRMLDQAIRTLSDVMNNAAGVSAKALDSSRNGFSARGFDIDTYQVDGVPVQWDQGFSAGESNLDVAIYDQVEIVRGATGLLTGVGNPSASVNLTRKHADSDHLTASITASASRWNNYMVMGDISSPLTANGAVRGRLVAKYEDGDSFIDRLSNRKLVLYGAIDADLTDTTKLSLGASYQDHDPSGTQWGGLPSWYADGSRTDFKRSKSIGADWTSWPAKNSTLFANLTQEIGDRWQLRVYGNYTSNKSDMRLLYLYGQPDKVTGEGMGAFAARYDARREQIDLGVRLNGSYSLLGRDHELMLGATYARQDLDFFSYDASNVASVGNFLTWDGSYAEPTWGARSQVVDLATKQWGYFASTRLHLADSLKLILGGRLNSWDRTGLYYGTETDFGIRNKFTPYAGLLYDVAPGHTVYVSYTDIFQPQEKRDADGKFLDPVSGSTYEAGLKSSFLGGRLITALSVFHIQQDNYGVEDGNIIVPGTINEQAYRAVSGAKSTGFEIEANGEILPGWSVSGNYTQFRAKDPDGNRLNSLYAQKLLRLFTSYKSGSMTVGGGVNWEGLSYTDTTNPVTGAAERLKVKPYALVNLMGRYEVMKGLSAQVNVENLFDKKYYSQIGFYDQHAFGEPRNVTLTVRYQY
- a CDS encoding arsenate reductase family protein, with protein sequence MKATIWHNPKCGTSRKTLAILEETPGIDVEVIDYLKTPFTRAKVAQLIADAGLTPREALRLMGTDAEERGLPDMDGDAILDAMAANSAYVNRPFVETEKGVRFCRPQDRVLDIL
- a CDS encoding ParA family protein — translated: MAKEPALATIAVYSLKGGVGKTTFAINMAWASASISKRRTLLWDLDPQAASSWLLSTDQTSRDAAQAIFSKDVDVRKLIQPSTVPGLDLIAADTSLRGLDHLFREMDKKKRLAKLIESLGKDYDRIILDCPPGLTETSEQVLRAANLIVIPVIPSPLSQRAMGEVARYLVQRGGSHAPIMPVYSMVDRRRSLHRAALESQSGWHAIPMASTIEQMTVRRKPLGAFAPTSPPAQAFASLWTLVERQLHAQ